In Drosophila teissieri strain GT53w chromosome 2R, Prin_Dtei_1.1, whole genome shotgun sequence, the following proteins share a genomic window:
- the LOC122612445 gene encoding sex determination protein fruitless: MGGPTAPVASSGEVGQTYCLRWNNHQTNLVQILHALHEVGSYVDCSLVVDDEQFQAHRVVLAANSPYFQHILKDVPQDHCSIILPGVKGFEIAALLQYMYTGETTVTKSQEPEILRTAKELQVKGLYDNLMKFNHASVTPTSSSGAGGAKPQNGSASNHSSSVISTSTHISPSAAISSSCSPPPPPQFGYQPGYSHYPQQQPMSASQIPAGEAPLTPTQATPHSAASGAGEAGGQWPLTPSAAAAMLNSVYESAADMNPLKRKKLSAISSMLLSGNRDTPILRNVLAQANPADSSQPGPMNANGEKTPTHPHQTTQLPAGLGVSGGERNHSFNGSDYGGDKEPLSPYTDRSFEEETGQSGGKKPEWKRYKQYTRADMMCAIQAVREGMSALQASRKYGLPSRTLYDKVRKLNITTGRGTHRTPKRSPPGAESSQGFSYSAAAAAAAHNYGHGHGHGHHSEVKRDQKVDHVPAHHGMPPTIPPSAAALLDHAFLQQALENRGGDMAGREALHAMALAAAAHAAANRLSSSPAEMDQRSNGHGMRSPSPQGRHYPHEQEAMDLEMEKHEQNVIKRERDQDEREDADDEEDHEQEHVEDLSLARKERPPSPYSPQPTEGGAGVIMHASSASANGKDHEDYPSSPQFVPIGLKRELLEGEDAQARAD, encoded by the coding sequence ATGGGCGGCCCAACGGCGCCGGTGGCCAGCAGCGGCGAGGTGGGTCAGACGTACTGCCTCCGCTGGAACAACCACCAGACCAATCTGGTACAGATACTGCACGCCCTGCACGAGGTGGGCAGCTATGTGGACTGCAGCCTGGTGGTGGACGATGAGCAGTTCCAGGCCCATCGCGTCGTTCTGGCGGCCAATTCACCATATTTCCAGCACATCCTCAAGGATGTGCCGCAGGACCACTGCAGCATTATACTGCCGGGAGTGAAGGGCTTCGAGATTGCCGCCCTGCTGCAGTACATGTACACAGGCGAGACGACGGTGACCAAGAGCCAGGAGCCGGAGATCCTGCGCACGGCCAAGGAGCTGCAGGTTAAGGGTCTGTACGACAACTTGATGAAGTTCAATCATGCCAGCGTCACGCCCACCTCCAGTTCGGGAGCTGGCGGAGCCAAGCCCCAGAACGGATCAGCATCCAACCACTCGTCATCCGTGatctccacatccacacacatCTCGCCCAGTGCCGCCATCTCGAGCAGCTGttcgccaccaccgccgccgcagTTTGGCTATCAGCCGGGCTACAGCCActatccgcagcagcagcccatGTCGGCCAGTCAAATTCCGGCCGGTGAGGCTCCACTGACCCCCACCCAGGCCACGCCCCATTCGGCGGCCTCGGGAGCGGGAGAAGCCGGCGGCCAGTGGCCACTGACaccctccgccgccgccgccatgTTGAACTCTGTGTACGAATCCGCCGCCGATATGAATCCTCTCAAGCGCAAGAAGCTGTCGGCCATTTCAAGCATGCTCCTGAGTGGAAATCGCGACACACCCATCCTGAGAAACGTTCTGGCCCAAGCTAATCCCGCTGACTCCTCGCAACCCGGACCCATGAATGCCAATGGAGAGAAGACGCCCACTCATCCACACCAGACCACCCAGCTTCCAGCCGGATTGGGAGTAAGTGGAGGCGAGCGCAACCACAGCTTCAATGGCTCCGACTACGGCGGCGACAAGGAACCACTCTCGCCCTACACAGATCGTTCCTTCGAGGAGGAGACCGGCCAGTCCGGCGGCAAGAAGCCGGAATGGAAGCGGTACAAGCAGTATACCAGAGCGGACATGATGTGCGCCATCCAGGCGGTGAGGGAGGGTATGAGTGCCCTGCAGGCGAGCAGGAAGTACGGTCTGCCCAGTCGCACCCTCTACGACAAAGTCCGTAAGCTGAACATCACCACGGGACGTGGCACCCACCGCACACCCAAACGCAGTCCTCCGGGCGCTGAGTCCTCGCAGGGCTTTTCATATTCCGCTGCGGCAGCCGCTGCTGCCCACAACtacggacatggacatggacatggccatCACTCGGAGGTGAAGCGTGATCAGAAGGTGGACCATGTGCCCGCCCATCACGGCATGCCGCCCACCATTCCACCCTCGGCTGCGGCCCTCCTGGATCACGCTTTCCTCCAGCAGGCTCTGGAGAACCGTGGTGGTGACATGGCCGGCCGCGAGGCTCTCCATGCCATGGCTCTGGCCGCAGCCGCCCATGCCGCTGCCAATCGCCTGTCCAGCAGTCCGGCGGAGATGGACCAGCGCTCCAATGGCCATGGCATGCGGTCGCCAAGTCCGCAAGGTCGTCACTACCCGCACGAGCAGGAGGCCATGGACTTGGAGATGGAGAAGCACGAGCAGAATGTTATCAAGCGGGAACGCGACCAGGACGAGCGTGAGGATGCGGACGATGAGGAGGATCACGAGCAAGAGCACGTGGAGGATCTGTCGCTGGCCAGGAAGGAGCGGCCACCATCGCCCTACTCGCCCCAGCCAACCGAGGGTGGTGCCGGCGTGATCATGCACGCCAGCAGTGCGTCCGCCAATGGCAAGGATCACGAGGACTACCCATCCTCGCCGCAGTTCGTGCCCATTGGACTGAAGAGGGAGCTGTTGGAAGGCGAGGACGCTCAGGCCCGGGCCGACTGA
- the LOC122613929 gene encoding serine-rich adhesin for platelets, whose protein sequence is MATTTKSLSVKLKLPNRVQPEFIPQHGREGRYTNKLHYFKKHLLDEARKKKYALDFLEPVDTEALKVPTYYTVIDRPMDIGTILKRVQNNYYRSINEAIADFKLIIRNCFIFNRPGDVVYRKGQMLEKFFIRKLRALPAGPEVPCNKDPKATGRSRTNVRKMVSSAQTERKCRDLLKKLQSFTNQSDTTARNFFNTKWDSLQKKLDRQYFKSVHDFCLHVDGIFRKYHEPAKVIYERAFNQPGMWCASMNAMPSSSVHSALDKADLDELLAAAKLAESGLVQCLQLGDTWEPLRAKSLVESFSGTLSKMISKLEAGHQTSRKPSASKRQNLSPKPSKDLIQGEFKPAKDLLNSTEIDNLMAVGTESSDDESIVAAAEVTDADRRATQKLFAKLPTNAMKEIIHMVQQIEGFSSEVCGDLSFDVKAFAPDTMVLMKSAVTKAMRAHSKLNLRDMQPSEKEGLQRTLQSQLVDITRMLNKNRRRSCGPLINFRTKNNTTKNMVRKRPIAPLSAKLKPPAGNVVTPKLGMGVGESRNLSDSSDDSSAARSPVRKRPVSATPTMNLPKVGNPPQKKPFGSPKLSVAAELHMSSSSESDKKSKSGRCSRSRSKSRTKLGTRSSSSSSSSSSSSSSSSSSSSSSSSSSSSSSSSSDSSSDSSEDEGGIPRAPEGQPGMAKSA, encoded by the exons atg GCTACTACTACCAAATCGCTTTCtgtgaaactgaaactgccaAATCGAGTGCAACCCGAGTTCATACCGCAGCACGGCAGGGAAGGTCGTTACACCAATAAGTTGCACTACTTCAAGAAGCACTTGCTGGACGAGGCTCgcaagaagaagtacgcgttGGACTTCTTGGAGCCCGTGGACACGGAGGCACTGAAGGTGCCCACATACTACACGGTTATCGACCGGCCCATGGACATCGGTACCATTCTGAAACGAGTGCAGAACAACTACTATAGATCCATCAATGAGGCGATTGCCGATTTCAAACTCATCATTCGCAATTGCTTCATATTCAATCGCCCAGGCGATGTGGTCTATCGCAAGGGTCAGAtgctggaaaagttttttattcgcAAACTGAGAGCTTTGCCGGCTGGCCCCGAGGTACCCTGCAACAAGGATCCCAAGGCGACGGGCAGATCTCGGACGAATGTCAGAAAGATGGTCAGTTCCGCACAAACGGAACGCAAGTGCCGAGATCTACTGAAGAAGTTGCAGAGCTTCACCAATCAGTCGGACACCACGGCGCGCAACTTCTTCAACACCAAGTGGGATTCGTTGCAAAAGAAGCTGGACAGGCAGTACTTTAAATCCGTCCATGACTTTTGCTTGCACGTGGATGGCATCTTCAGGAAGTACCACGAACCGGCTAAGGTCATCTACGAACGAGCCTTCAATCAGCCGGGAATGTGGTGTGCCTCCATGAACGCCATGCCCAGCTCATCGGTGCACTCAGCTTTGGATAAAGCAGATCTCGATGAACTACTAGCAGCCGCCAAGTTAGCGGAAAGTGGCCTGGTGCAGTGCCTCCAACTGGGGGATACCTGGGAGCCTCTGCGGGCCAAGAGCTTGGTGGAGAGTTTCAGTGGCACCTTAAGCAAGATGATTTCCAAACTGGAGGCAGGTCATCAAACTTCTCGAAAGCCATCAGCTAGCAAGCGACAGAACTTGAGCCCCAAACCGAGCAAGGACCTAATCCAAGGGGAATTCAAGCCAGCTAAGGATCTGCTGAATAGCACCGAAATCGATAACCTCATGGCAGTGGGCACTGAGTCCTCGGATGATGAGAGCATCGTTGCCGCAGCGGAAGTCACGGACGCGGACCGACGTGCCACCCAGAAACTATTTGCCAAACTGCCGACGAACGCCATGAAGGAGATCATTCACATGGTGCAGCAAATCGAGGGGTTTTCCTCGGAGGTCTGCGGCGATCTGAGCTTCGATGTCAAGGCTTTCGCCCCCGACACCATGGTCCTGATGAAGAGTGCCGTGACCAAGGCGATGCGGGCCCACAGCAAGCTGAATCTCAGGGACATGCAGCCCTCGGAAAAGGAGGGACTGCAGCGCACCCTGCAATCCCAGCTGGTGGATATTACACGGATGCTCAACAAAAATCGGCGCCGTTCTTGTGGTCCCTTGATCAATTTCAGGACTAAAAATAATACCACCAAAAACATGGTACGCAAACGTCCAATTGCTCCGCTGTCCGCCAAATTGAAGCCGCCAGCGGGAAATGTGGTGACTCCCAAGTTGGGAATGGGTGTGGGTGAGAGTCGCAATCTGAGCGATAGCAGCGACGACTCCTCCGCAGCAAGGAGTCCCGTGAGGAAGCGGCCTGTTAGTGCCACTCCAACGATGAATCTCCCGAAGGTGGGTAATCCGCCGCAGAAGAAACCCTTTGGATCCCCAAAGTTGTCGGTCGCTGCCGAACTCCacatgagcagcagcagcgaatcGGACAAGAAGTCCAAGTCAGGCAGATGTTCCAGGTCCAGGTCCAAGTCCCGAACCAAGTTAGGCACCAGGTcaagctccagctccagctccagttcgagctcgagctccagctccagctccagctcaaGTTCCAGCTCGAGTTCCAGCTCATCTTCGAGCAGCAGCTCCGATTCCAGCAGCGATTCCTCCGAGGATGAAGGAGGAATCCCTCGTGCACCCGAAGGACAGCCGGGAATGGCCAAGTCCGCTTAA